A stretch of Natronococcus sp. CG52 DNA encodes these proteins:
- a CDS encoding outer membrane protein assembly factor BamB family protein: MTDWNQFKRDPQHSGVRRDLEGPHRIEKSWTADLVGPVGSPVLDRDTLFVGTERGNLYAFDRETGHRRWVFETTAGIDAAPVVTRDRVYAATDTGAVYALDPATGDRAWRTDLPDALESALSFSDDRLYAGHASGLSALETETGEEVWTHEADSPVVGCPAVGDDRRRVYAGTEGEQVSCLETETGEEVWTAPTDGAVTDGPTIADGRVYVGDDDGTLLALDAESGQTWFSYEIQGSLTSSATVLPDEGTTFVGADDGYLHVTDTRFGRRKVRGWLFSKKGVALAGEISASPVVAGDVLCVGDSTGSVYGVDATEFDLLWHFDAGDAVERTPALAPERLYVGGGDRLYCLEWTPGEPRV; encoded by the coding sequence GTGACCGACTGGAACCAGTTCAAACGGGATCCACAGCACTCGGGAGTGCGACGCGACCTCGAGGGCCCCCACCGCATCGAGAAGTCCTGGACGGCGGACCTCGTCGGACCCGTGGGATCGCCGGTTCTCGATCGCGATACGCTCTTCGTCGGGACGGAACGCGGAAACCTGTACGCGTTCGACCGCGAGACGGGTCACCGACGGTGGGTCTTCGAGACGACCGCCGGGATCGATGCGGCGCCGGTCGTCACGCGCGACCGCGTCTACGCCGCCACCGACACCGGCGCCGTCTACGCGCTCGACCCCGCGACGGGCGACCGGGCGTGGCGAACCGACCTCCCGGACGCGCTCGAGTCCGCGCTCTCGTTTTCCGACGACCGACTCTACGCCGGCCACGCGTCGGGACTGTCGGCGCTCGAGACCGAGACGGGCGAGGAAGTCTGGACGCACGAGGCCGATTCGCCGGTCGTCGGCTGTCCGGCCGTCGGCGACGACCGACGACGGGTGTACGCCGGTACCGAAGGGGAGCAGGTATCTTGCCTCGAGACCGAGACGGGCGAGGAGGTCTGGACCGCGCCGACCGACGGTGCGGTCACCGACGGTCCGACGATCGCCGACGGCCGGGTCTACGTTGGCGACGACGACGGCACGCTGCTCGCACTCGACGCCGAGAGCGGACAGACGTGGTTCAGTTACGAGATCCAGGGTTCGCTCACGTCCTCGGCGACGGTACTTCCCGACGAGGGAACGACGTTCGTCGGCGCCGACGACGGCTACCTCCACGTTACCGACACGCGGTTCGGCCGGCGGAAGGTTCGCGGCTGGCTCTTTTCGAAGAAGGGCGTCGCGCTCGCCGGCGAGATCTCCGCGAGTCCGGTCGTCGCGGGTGACGTTCTCTGCGTCGGCGACTCGACCGGTTCGGTGTACGGCGTCGACGCCACTGAGTTCGATCTGCTCTGGCACTTCGACGCCGGCGACGCCGTCGAACGCACGCCCGCGCTCGCGCCGGAGCGGCTGTACGTCGGCGGCGGCGACCGGCTCTACTGCCTCGAGTGGACGCCCGGCGAGCCGAGAGTCTGA
- the radA gene encoding DNA repair and recombination protein RadA, which translates to MPEADLETLPGVGPATADKLHEAGFDSFESLAVASPSELSNTADVGESTSSDIVRAARDAADVGGFETGSTVLERRNEIGKLSWHNDAVDDLLGGGIETQSITEVYGEFGSGKSQVTHQMAVNVQLPKEVGGLHGRAIFVDSEDTFRPERIDDMVRGLPDEVIEATLEDREIEGSPGDEGAMDALIEDVLEKIHVAKAFNSNHQMLLAEKAKELAGEHEESEYPVRLLCIDSLTAHFRAEYVGRGELADRQQKLNKHLHDIDKVGNLYNCAVIVTNQVASNPDSFFGDPTQPIGGNILGHKSTFRIYLRKSKGNKRIVRLVDAPNLADGEAVMRVEDGGLKPE; encoded by the coding sequence ATGCCAGAAGCAGACCTCGAAACTCTCCCGGGTGTCGGACCGGCAACCGCAGACAAGCTTCACGAAGCCGGCTTCGACTCCTTCGAAAGCCTGGCCGTCGCCTCGCCCTCCGAACTCTCGAATACGGCGGACGTCGGCGAGTCCACGTCTTCAGATATCGTCCGTGCGGCTCGCGATGCAGCCGATGTCGGCGGCTTCGAGACCGGCTCGACCGTCCTCGAGCGACGAAACGAGATCGGCAAACTGAGCTGGCACAACGACGCGGTCGACGACCTCCTCGGTGGCGGTATCGAAACCCAGTCGATCACCGAAGTCTACGGCGAGTTCGGCTCGGGCAAGTCCCAGGTCACGCACCAGATGGCCGTCAACGTTCAGCTCCCCAAGGAGGTCGGCGGCCTCCACGGCCGCGCCATCTTCGTGGACAGCGAGGACACGTTCCGCCCCGAGCGGATCGACGACATGGTTCGCGGTCTCCCGGACGAGGTCATCGAGGCGACCCTCGAGGACCGCGAGATCGAGGGCTCGCCCGGCGACGAGGGCGCCATGGACGCACTCATCGAGGACGTTCTCGAGAAGATTCACGTCGCGAAGGCGTTCAACTCCAACCACCAGATGCTGCTCGCGGAGAAGGCGAAGGAGCTCGCGGGCGAACACGAGGAGTCGGAGTACCCCGTTCGCCTGCTCTGTATCGACTCGCTGACCGCCCACTTCCGTGCGGAGTACGTCGGTCGTGGCGAACTCGCGGATCGCCAGCAGAAGCTAAACAAGCACCTCCACGACATCGACAAGGTCGGCAACCTCTACAACTGCGCCGTCATCGTCACGAACCAGGTCGCCTCGAACCCCGACTCGTTCTTCGGCGACCCGACCCAGCCGATCGGTGGCAACATCCTCGGCCACAAGTCGACCTTCCGGATCTACCTCCGGAAGTCCAAGGGGAACAAGCGAATCGTCCGCCTGGTCGACGCGCCGAACCTCGCCGACGGTGAGGCCGTCATGCGCGTCGAGGACGGCGGACTGAAGCCCGAATAA
- the sufU gene encoding Fe-S cluster assembly sulfur transfer protein SufU produces MGLGSDMYRQQILDHYKNPRNYGELEDPTFTHVGENPMCGDEIRMDVKLADDEETIEYVAFSGDGCAISQASASMLSGELKGKSVDELLEMDRDDVIDMLGVDISPMRVKCAVLAEKVAQDGAEIYQGELDKEKTTTED; encoded by the coding sequence ATGGGACTCGGCTCTGATATGTACCGACAGCAGATCCTCGACCACTACAAGAACCCCCGGAACTACGGGGAACTCGAGGATCCGACCTTCACGCACGTCGGCGAGAACCCGATGTGTGGCGACGAGATCCGGATGGACGTCAAACTCGCCGACGACGAGGAGACGATCGAGTACGTCGCCTTCTCCGGCGACGGCTGTGCGATCAGCCAGGCCTCCGCGAGCATGCTCTCGGGGGAGCTCAAGGGGAAGAGCGTCGACGAACTCCTCGAGATGGATCGCGACGACGTCATCGACATGCTCGGCGTCGATATCTCGCCGATGCGAGTCAAGTGTGCAGTGTTGGCCGAAAAGGTCGCCCAGGACGGCGCGGAGATCTACCAGGGCGAACTCGACAAGGAGAAGACGACGACCGAAGACTAA
- a CDS encoding HD domain-containing protein — protein MLEAVRGRARPYFEDAPPAHDWHHVQRVAALAETLTDCYSKSVDERVVQLAVALHDVGREREDRGEIEDHAIWGAREAGRILRDVGADEETIDRVRHCIRAHRYSNDVEPETLEAEIVCDADNLDALGAIGIARVFAYGGELGQPIHDPATSVADDETPAGKTQYNHVHKKILDLPARMYTDAGGELAADRAAFVREYLERFDAEVAGDA, from the coding sequence ATGCTCGAGGCAGTTCGAGGCCGCGCCCGCCCGTACTTCGAAGACGCTCCGCCGGCCCACGACTGGCACCACGTCCAGCGGGTCGCGGCGCTCGCCGAGACGCTCACCGACTGCTACTCGAAGTCGGTCGACGAGCGCGTCGTCCAGTTGGCCGTCGCCCTCCACGACGTCGGCCGCGAACGAGAGGACCGCGGCGAAATCGAGGACCACGCGATCTGGGGCGCTCGAGAGGCCGGACGGATTCTCCGGGACGTCGGCGCGGACGAGGAGACGATCGATCGGGTGCGACACTGCATCCGCGCACACCGCTACTCGAACGACGTCGAACCCGAGACGCTCGAGGCGGAGATCGTCTGCGACGCGGACAACCTAGATGCCCTCGGAGCGATCGGAATCGCCCGGGTGTTCGCCTACGGTGGCGAACTCGGTCAGCCGATCCACGATCCGGCGACTTCGGTGGCCGACGACGAGACGCCCGCCGGGAAAACTCAGTACAACCACGTCCACAAGAAGATCCTCGATCTCCCTGCCCGGATGTACACCGACGCAGGGGGCGAACTCGCCGCCGACCGCGCCGCGTTCGTTCGTGAGTACCTCGAGCGATTCGACGCGGAAGTGGCGGGCGACGCGTAG
- a CDS encoding helix-turn-helix domain-containing protein → MSVIVEFSVSTEEFIFGAALATVEDMDIELEAIVPTGSRILPYFWATGAGFEAFEEHVLSCSEIEAITQLDRIDDTALYRAEWVPEVSGLLTGLARTEAVVLEAMTTRGGWHFRVRFPNRDLLGEFYDFCTEQHLSVTVDRVYTLSEASRAGRIFELTPEQREAIVLAVQRGYFEVPRGTDLSSIADELGISQQATSKRVRRGADKVLRGALLAPSERS, encoded by the coding sequence ATGAGCGTCATCGTCGAGTTCAGCGTCTCGACCGAGGAGTTCATCTTCGGGGCGGCTCTCGCCACGGTCGAGGATATGGACATCGAACTCGAGGCGATCGTCCCGACCGGGAGCCGAATCCTCCCGTACTTCTGGGCGACGGGTGCGGGGTTCGAGGCGTTCGAGGAACACGTCCTCTCGTGCTCGGAGATCGAAGCTATCACGCAACTCGATCGGATCGACGACACGGCGCTGTATCGTGCCGAGTGGGTGCCCGAGGTGAGCGGTCTCCTCACCGGGCTCGCACGAACCGAAGCCGTCGTCCTCGAGGCGATGACGACGAGAGGCGGATGGCACTTTCGCGTCCGGTTTCCCAACCGCGACCTCCTCGGAGAATTCTACGACTTCTGCACCGAGCAGCACCTCTCCGTGACCGTCGATCGGGTCTACACCCTCTCGGAGGCCTCGCGGGCCGGACGGATCTTCGAACTCACGCCCGAACAGCGCGAAGCGATCGTGCTCGCCGTTCAGCGCGGCTACTTCGAGGTCCCGCGGGGAACGGATCTTTCGTCGATCGCCGACGAACTCGGCATCTCCCAGCAGGCTACCTCCAAGCGCGTCCGGCGAGGTGCCGACAAGGTGCTGCGGGGCGCCTTGCTCGCTCCGAGTGAGCGTTCGTGA
- a CDS encoding DUF7344 domain-containing protein produces the protein MSIGGGSDCSLERTYEILSHPTRRSLLRRLRNVETTTVRTAADNLAEAERIEKAERGEVMLHHVHLPKMSDAGIIDYDPDTGTIRTNETTDAICDVLNGVSSAYDEP, from the coding sequence ATGAGTATCGGAGGCGGCAGCGACTGTTCGCTCGAGAGGACGTACGAGATCCTATCGCATCCAACGCGACGATCGCTCCTCCGGCGACTGCGGAACGTCGAGACGACGACGGTACGGACTGCCGCGGACAACCTCGCCGAGGCCGAACGGATCGAGAAGGCGGAGCGAGGCGAGGTGATGCTCCACCACGTCCACCTGCCAAAGATGTCGGACGCCGGGATAATCGACTACGACCCCGATACGGGAACGATCCGGACGAACGAGACTACCGACGCGATCTGCGACGTGTTGAACGGCGTCTCGAGCGCTTACGACGAACCGTGA
- a CDS encoding aminotransferase class V-fold PLP-dependent enzyme, translating to MSHQNLEALDVEAIREEFPILEREFDGQQVVYLDNAATTQTPDPVVDAMSDYYRRSNSNVHRGIHHLSQEASEAYEEAHDRVAEFIGASGGREEVIFTKNTTESENLIAYSWGLNELGPEDEVVLTEMEHHASLVTWQQIARRTGASVKYIRVDETGRLDMDHAEECITDDTAIVSAVHVSNTLGTINPVGELTDLAHEHDALSFIDGAQAVPNQPVDVEEIDADFYAFSGHKMAGPTGIGALYGKKELLEEMEPYLYGGGMIRKVTFEESTWGDLPWKFEPGTPPIAEAVGLHAAVDWLEEVGMERIRAHEQDLARYAYEQLEGEGDVEIYGPEPGPDRGGLVSFNLESVHAHDLTSILNDHTVAIRAGDHCTQPLHDKLGVAASARASFYLYNTREEVDKLVAALDDARQLFA from the coding sequence ATGAGTCACCAGAATCTCGAGGCCCTCGACGTCGAGGCCATCCGCGAGGAGTTCCCGATCCTGGAGCGGGAGTTCGACGGCCAGCAGGTCGTCTATCTCGATAACGCGGCGACGACCCAGACGCCGGACCCGGTCGTCGACGCGATGAGCGACTACTACCGGCGGTCCAACTCGAACGTCCACCGAGGGATACACCACCTGAGCCAGGAGGCCTCGGAAGCCTACGAGGAAGCCCACGACCGCGTCGCGGAGTTCATCGGTGCGAGCGGCGGCCGCGAGGAGGTCATCTTCACCAAGAACACGACCGAAAGCGAGAACCTCATCGCCTACTCGTGGGGGCTGAACGAACTCGGCCCCGAGGACGAGGTCGTCCTCACCGAGATGGAACACCACGCCTCGCTCGTGACCTGGCAGCAGATCGCGCGGCGCACCGGCGCGAGCGTGAAGTACATCCGCGTCGACGAGACGGGGCGTCTCGATATGGACCACGCCGAGGAGTGTATCACCGACGACACCGCCATCGTCTCGGCGGTCCACGTCTCGAACACCCTCGGGACGATCAACCCCGTCGGCGAACTGACCGACCTCGCCCACGAGCACGACGCGCTCTCCTTTATCGACGGGGCCCAGGCCGTCCCGAACCAACCGGTCGACGTCGAGGAGATCGACGCCGACTTCTACGCGTTCTCGGGGCACAAGATGGCCGGCCCAACCGGAATCGGCGCCCTCTACGGCAAGAAAGAGTTGCTCGAGGAGATGGAGCCCTACCTCTACGGCGGCGGGATGATCCGCAAGGTCACCTTCGAGGAGTCGACCTGGGGCGACCTCCCGTGGAAGTTCGAGCCCGGCACGCCGCCGATCGCCGAGGCCGTCGGCCTCCACGCCGCGGTCGACTGGCTCGAGGAGGTCGGGATGGAGCGCATCCGGGCTCACGAGCAGGACCTCGCCCGCTACGCCTACGAGCAACTCGAAGGCGAGGGCGACGTCGAGATCTACGGCCCGGAACCGGGCCCCGACCGGGGCGGCCTCGTCAGTTTCAACCTCGAGAGCGTTCACGCCCACGACCTCACCTCGATTCTGAACGACCACACGGTCGCGATCCGCGCGGGCGACCACTGTACTCAGCCGCTTCACGACAAACTGGGAGTGGCCGCGTCGGCTCGAGCGTCCTTCTACCTCTACAACACCCGCGAGGAGGTCGACAAGCTGGTCGCCGCTCTCGACGACGCACGACAGTTGTTCGCGTAA
- a CDS encoding DUF424 domain-containing protein, whose translation MIVNERETEEGLLVAVCDADVLGETFESDELSLTVTEEFYGGETVDESAVVDSLSRATVANIVGSRAVELAIEEGFIDEANVLDVGSTRHAQLLRMY comes from the coding sequence ATGATCGTCAACGAACGCGAAACCGAAGAGGGACTGCTCGTCGCCGTCTGTGACGCGGACGTTCTCGGCGAAACGTTCGAGAGCGACGAGCTATCGCTGACCGTCACCGAGGAGTTCTACGGCGGCGAGACGGTCGACGAGAGCGCGGTCGTCGACAGCCTCTCGCGGGCGACCGTCGCCAACATCGTCGGCAGCCGTGCGGTCGAACTCGCAATCGAGGAAGGGTTCATCGACGAAGCGAACGTTCTCGACGTCGGATCGACCCGCCACGCGCAGCTCTTGCGGATGTACTGA
- a CDS encoding tetratricopeptide repeat protein, whose protein sequence is MTDREGDSDHPFSEGEGFGDDYDEFDLDPPELGVDPAKVDPVDSRVVTDTLDKHSIDSNDVDASDLLDVGLNYMQINRYEQATEAFDRTAQFAEDDRLEQEAWVNKGVAHAELEEYDEAIGAYREALRIDDESEHAATAETNLAYALWEFGETAQALEHAERAVEIDERFAEGWFNRAFFLSERGLAEEALHCIDNTVRLGMRNAKVLEEKAEILEELGEYDEAEEIAEEANEMRERAEQRLVEEREEMAGQPSGAGGRPQDEDDVDITDPGRVSKRDGEWQLE, encoded by the coding sequence ATGACTGATCGAGAGGGCGATAGCGACCATCCGTTCTCCGAAGGGGAGGGCTTCGGAGACGACTACGACGAGTTCGATCTGGACCCGCCGGAGCTAGGCGTCGACCCCGCGAAGGTCGATCCGGTCGACTCTCGCGTCGTCACCGACACGCTCGACAAACACAGCATCGACAGTAACGACGTCGACGCGAGCGACCTGCTCGACGTCGGGCTGAACTACATGCAGATCAACCGCTACGAGCAGGCGACCGAGGCCTTCGACCGAACCGCCCAGTTCGCCGAGGACGACCGCCTCGAGCAGGAGGCCTGGGTGAACAAGGGCGTTGCCCACGCCGAACTCGAGGAGTACGACGAGGCGATCGGCGCCTACCGCGAAGCGCTGCGGATCGACGACGAGAGCGAACACGCCGCCACCGCCGAAACGAACCTCGCGTACGCGCTCTGGGAGTTCGGCGAAACGGCACAGGCCCTCGAACACGCCGAGCGCGCCGTCGAGATCGACGAGCGGTTCGCCGAGGGCTGGTTCAACCGCGCCTTCTTCCTCTCCGAGCGCGGGCTGGCCGAGGAGGCGCTGCACTGCATCGACAACACGGTCCGACTCGGAATGCGCAACGCGAAAGTGCTCGAGGAAAAGGCCGAGATCCTGGAGGAACTCGGCGAGTACGACGAGGCAGAGGAGATCGCCGAGGAGGCAAACGAGATGCGCGAACGGGCCGAGCAGCGGCTCGTCGAGGAACGCGAAGAGATGGCCGGACAACCCTCGGGCGCCGGCGGACGGCCCCAGGACGAGGACGACGTGGACATCACGGATCCGGGGCGGGTGTCGAAGCGCGACGGCGAGTGGCAACTCGAGTAA
- a CDS encoding FAD-dependent oxidoreductase yields MSDTFVVVGGDAAGMSAASKAKRDDPDLEVVVFEKGEWVSYGACGLPYYVKGEIQSLEELVSVTPEEFREERDIDLRTGHEVVSIDPDERTVTAERDSGTVTESYDSLLLATGAEAVVPPIDGTDREGVYTLGSMSDGKELREYVARARDSEGFQQPDRGPACRYLEDCTGPVAVVGGGYVGIEMAEALAANGFEVNLFQRGDRLLTGFSEATSEAVAEHLRERDVVPYLDSEVRELAGEGVVDAVVTDDERVGVEMVLLGTGVRPRTDLAEGAGVELGETGAVATDSYRETNVPDVYAAGDCAEAVHTVTGEPAYVPLALTANRHGRAVGQTVAGRPTTGGAIAGTAAIKAFEVEAARTGILDHDDAREAGFDPISETIDAKSRAGYYPGGGTVSVTLTADRDTGRVLGASLVSEYGEGAVHRSHAIVAALEADATVSDLENYDLAYAPPFNTTWDPVLVAAKVVAGTMR; encoded by the coding sequence ATGTCCGATACCTTCGTCGTCGTCGGCGGCGACGCCGCCGGCATGTCCGCGGCGAGCAAGGCCAAGCGCGACGATCCCGACCTCGAGGTCGTCGTCTTCGAGAAAGGCGAGTGGGTCTCCTACGGCGCCTGCGGGCTGCCGTACTACGTCAAAGGGGAGATCCAGTCGCTCGAGGAACTCGTCTCGGTAACCCCCGAGGAGTTCCGCGAAGAGCGCGACATCGACCTGCGGACGGGCCACGAGGTCGTCTCGATCGACCCCGACGAGCGGACGGTCACCGCCGAGCGCGACTCCGGAACGGTGACGGAGTCGTACGACTCCCTGCTGCTCGCGACCGGCGCCGAGGCGGTGGTGCCGCCGATCGACGGCACCGACCGCGAGGGCGTCTACACGCTCGGCTCGATGAGCGACGGGAAAGAGCTCCGCGAGTACGTCGCTCGAGCGCGCGACAGCGAAGGATTCCAGCAGCCCGATCGGGGCCCGGCCTGTCGGTATCTCGAGGACTGCACCGGTCCCGTCGCCGTCGTCGGCGGCGGCTACGTCGGTATCGAGATGGCCGAGGCGCTCGCGGCGAACGGCTTCGAGGTCAACCTGTTCCAGCGCGGCGATCGGCTGTTGACCGGGTTCAGCGAGGCGACGAGCGAGGCCGTCGCCGAGCACCTGCGCGAGCGGGACGTCGTCCCGTATCTGGACAGCGAGGTTCGCGAACTCGCCGGCGAAGGCGTCGTCGACGCGGTCGTCACCGACGACGAGCGCGTCGGCGTCGAGATGGTGCTGCTCGGCACCGGCGTCCGGCCGCGGACCGACCTGGCCGAGGGGGCGGGCGTCGAACTCGGCGAGACGGGCGCGGTCGCGACCGACTCCTACCGCGAGACGAACGTTCCCGACGTCTACGCGGCGGGCGACTGCGCGGAGGCCGTCCACACCGTCACCGGCGAACCGGCGTACGTACCGCTCGCGCTGACGGCCAACCGTCACGGCCGTGCGGTCGGCCAGACGGTCGCCGGACGGCCGACGACGGGCGGCGCCATCGCGGGAACCGCGGCGATCAAGGCGTTCGAAGTTGAGGCCGCACGAACGGGTATTCTGGATCACGACGATGCGCGCGAGGCCGGCTTCGACCCGATAAGCGAGACGATCGACGCGAAGTCGCGGGCGGGCTACTACCCCGGAGGCGGAACGGTCTCCGTCACGCTGACCGCCGACCGCGACACCGGCCGCGTCCTCGGCGCGAGCCTCGTCAGCGAGTACGGCGAGGGCGCGGTTCACCGGAGCCACGCGATCGTCGCGGCGCTCGAGGCGGACGCCACCGTCTCCGACCTGGAGAACTACGACCTCGCGTACGCCCCGCCGTTCAACACGACGTGGGATCCCGTCCTCGTCGCCGCGAAAGTGGTCGCCGGGACGATGCGGTAG
- the thpR gene encoding RNA 2',3'-cyclic phosphodiesterase has protein sequence MRLFVSVDLPEDLAEPVAELQAEFAEASGLNFTDPKQAHLTLKFLGDVKEDRVPTLSRELRAAVDEADVAPFTVRFDGLGVFPDLDYISVVWFGTEAGGEELTRLHEAIEERTTAMGFEAESHDFTPHVTLARMEHAGGKELVQDVVREREPTIGEMRVDEVRLTESTTTADGSEYSTVERFPLE, from the coding sequence ATGCGACTGTTCGTCAGCGTCGACCTGCCGGAGGACCTCGCGGAACCGGTCGCCGAACTGCAGGCGGAGTTCGCCGAGGCGAGCGGGCTGAACTTCACCGACCCCAAGCAGGCCCACCTCACGCTGAAGTTCCTCGGAGATGTCAAAGAGGATCGCGTTCCGACGCTTTCACGTGAGCTTCGAGCCGCGGTCGACGAGGCCGACGTGGCGCCCTTTACCGTCCGATTCGACGGGCTCGGGGTGTTCCCGGACCTCGACTACATCAGCGTCGTCTGGTTCGGCACCGAGGCGGGAGGCGAGGAACTCACGCGTCTCCACGAGGCCATCGAGGAACGGACGACGGCGATGGGGTTCGAGGCGGAGTCTCACGACTTCACCCCGCACGTCACCCTCGCGCGGATGGAACACGCCGGCGGGAAGGAACTGGTCCAGGACGTCGTCCGCGAGCGAGAGCCGACTATCGGTGAGATGCGCGTCGACGAGGTTCGACTCACCGAGAGCACCACGACGGCCGACGGCTCCGAGTACTCGACGGTCGAGCGGTTCCCGCTCGAGTGA
- a CDS encoding TackOD1 domain-containing metal-binding protein — protein MVSPGELRLIETLTEKDAFEPEIADNGSVSYPDVTRLLDDGDGDPADVLERFATRGVLADEFVSKVYVCPECATEGLQYTTVCPSCEATHAIETTILEHVCGYAGPETEFELEDGYRCPDCEMELQSEDVDETERYVCNECPEVFDIPDDRLWCRECFSRFPPLEAIEQALYRYSLTPDGKQWLDRQEGALRTVAEALEERRFETEIDATVTDESESRSVHVLAEDALMGEQRIVSIHETPDAESVDAFCEFANSIGAHPVVVTTSGAVEEDVAARAESPGLTVLAFGGDGTLETEYDTVERAGAHQQGFFKRLTAALEVPVRKEQR, from the coding sequence ATGGTTTCACCAGGGGAGCTTCGGTTAATCGAGACACTAACGGAAAAAGACGCGTTCGAGCCGGAAATCGCCGACAACGGCTCCGTCAGCTATCCGGACGTGACGCGACTCCTCGACGATGGTGACGGCGATCCGGCCGACGTCCTCGAGCGATTCGCCACCCGCGGCGTGCTGGCAGACGAGTTCGTCTCGAAGGTGTACGTCTGCCCGGAGTGTGCTACCGAAGGTCTGCAGTACACCACCGTCTGTCCGTCGTGTGAGGCCACACACGCCATCGAGACGACCATCCTGGAACACGTCTGCGGATACGCCGGTCCCGAAACGGAGTTCGAACTCGAGGACGGCTACCGCTGTCCGGACTGCGAGATGGAACTCCAGTCCGAGGACGTAGACGAGACGGAGCGCTACGTCTGTAACGAGTGCCCGGAGGTATTCGATATCCCCGACGATCGCCTCTGGTGTCGAGAGTGCTTCTCCAGGTTCCCGCCGCTGGAAGCGATCGAGCAGGCGTTGTATCGGTACAGTCTCACCCCCGACGGGAAGCAGTGGCTCGATCGTCAGGAGGGCGCCCTGCGGACGGTCGCGGAGGCGTTAGAGGAACGCCGCTTCGAGACGGAGATCGACGCGACCGTCACCGACGAATCGGAGTCCCGGTCGGTTCACGTCCTCGCCGAGGACGCCCTGATGGGCGAGCAGCGAATCGTGAGCATCCACGAGACGCCGGACGCCGAAAGCGTCGACGCGTTCTGCGAATTCGCGAACTCGATCGGCGCACATCCGGTCGTCGTGACGACCTCGGGAGCCGTCGAGGAGGACGTCGCAGCGCGTGCGGAGAGCCCCGGACTGACGGTGCTCGCCTTCGGAGGGGACGGGACGCTCGAGACGGAGTACGATACCGTCGAGCGCGCCGGTGCCCACCAGCAAGGATTCTTCAAACGGCTCACCGCCGCCCTGGAGGTTCCCGTCCGAAAGGAGCAGCGGTGA
- a CDS encoding 50S ribosomal protein L39e has protein sequence MGKKSKGKKKRLAKLENQNSRVPVWVMMKTDMEVQRNPKRRNWRRSDTDE, from the coding sequence ATGGGTAAGAAGTCGAAGGGCAAGAAAAAGCGTCTTGCCAAACTCGAGAACCAGAACAGCCGCGTGCCGGTCTGGGTCATGATGAAGACCGACATGGAAGTCCAGCGGAACCCGAAGCGACGCAACTGGCGGCGCAGCGACACTGACGAGTGA
- a CDS encoding 50S ribosomal protein L31e, whose product MSASDFEERVVTVPLRDVKKGPNHQAADYAMRLVREHLVKHFAVDEDAVRLDPSINEEIWSQGRSNPPRKLRVRAARFDEEGEAVVEAEVAE is encoded by the coding sequence ATGAGTGCAAGCGATTTCGAGGAGCGGGTCGTCACCGTTCCGCTGCGCGACGTCAAGAAGGGTCCCAACCACCAGGCCGCCGATTACGCCATGCGACTGGTCCGCGAGCACCTCGTGAAACACTTCGCGGTCGACGAGGACGCCGTCCGGCTCGATCCCTCGATCAACGAGGAGATCTGGTCGCAGGGCCGATCGAACCCGCCACGGAAGCTCCGCGTCCGTGCAGCCCGTTTCGACGAAGAGGGTGAGGCCGTCGTCGAAGCCGAGGTCGCCGAGTAA